In Harmonia axyridis chromosome X, icHarAxyr1.1, whole genome shotgun sequence, a single window of DNA contains:
- the LOC123685947 gene encoding uncharacterized protein LOC123685947, with amino-acid sequence MDIYADLEDDLVESEFVKQEVKYKSLGIEPLALVILPEGRTRKSNRDTTTTLPWNAQYDRTSYLLTSASEMNKDPFLVKNKSAKQLELQENDVANASHEAAFLKNNPENTVYILPSLTVELGEDSNLLMTPNERQEIPFEVTNNLNSATRVTFTVRDELGILLEIDRYIAILRPHASTTVRVAVLPKSGQHSDRITFIATGSEQVRKDVLVDIGGNYQSDTDAPFVDYTYTSDCTDIVLSKCKEGTWTIKITAQDSDSGIKLLTTIPKGLYFPDTYTSGTREEVTGIYSESCCNADLQIIAVDRMNNRYSRQINAYRAPLSFWAVTAITSVSLIFLAIIIVSSLICLKKCKRNEADSFDLPTYRGGRSRY; translated from the exons ATGGACATATATGCGGACTTGGAAGATGACCTGGTGGAGTCAGAATTCGTGAAGCAGGAGGTCAAGTATAAGTCTCTTGGGATTGAGCCTTTGGCTCTTGTGATCTTACCAGAAGGTCGGACAAGGAAATCCAACAGAG ATACAACTACTACACTTCCATGGAACGCCCAGTACGACAGAACTAGTTATTTGTTAACATCGGCCAGCGAAATGAACAAAGATCCATTCCTTGTTAAAAACAAATCAGCGAAACAACTGGAACTACAAG aaaacGATGTTGCTAACGCCTCTCATGAAGCAGCTTTCTTGAAGAACAACCCAGAGAATACTGTTTATATATTGCCATCACTTACAGTCGAATTAGGAGAAGATTCCAATTTGCTTATGACACCCAACGAACGACAAGAAATACCTTTTGAAGTTACCAATAATTTGAATAGTGCTACAAGGGTGACGTTCACTGTGAGAGATGAATTAGGCATCTTATTGGAGATCGACAGATACAT AGCTATTTTGAGACCTCATGCCAGTACTACTGTCAGGGTAGCAGTTCTCCCAAAATCTGGCCAACACTCAGATCGAATAACTTTCATAGCAACGGGTTCGGAACAAGTTAGAAAAGATGTTTTGGTTGACATTGGGGGCAATTACCAATCAGATACAGACGCACCCTTTGTTGACTACACGTATACCAGTGACTGTACAGATATTGTCCTTTCGAAATGCAAAGAAGGGACATGGACTATTAAAATCACAGCACAAGATTCAGATTCCG GTATAAAACTTCTCACGACGATTCCAAAAGGATTATATTTTCCTGATACCTATACTTCTGGCACAAGAGAAGAAGTTACTGGTATCTATAGCGAATCATGTTGTAATGCTGATCTTCAAATCATTGCAGTAGACAGAATGAATAACAGATATTCCAGACAGATTAACGCTTATA gaGCTCCTTTGAGTTTTTGGGCAGTGACTGCAATCACTTCAGTGAGTTTAATATTTCTCGCTATCATAATAGTTTCTTCGTTAATTTGCTTGAAAAAGTGCAAGAGAAATGAAGCTGATAGTTTTGACTTGCCCACCTACAGAGGAGGTAGATCTCGTTACTAG
- the LOC123685946 gene encoding SEC23-interacting protein: MDDQFVDPEAFLLNGNATEEATNQEYQPIQHHWFFKKNVDDSKEIWIPFSKRDSKALEEEHNNAKPTHEKIVATDGGRFDVNIDLRIKTPVYWKGEPIEVRRCSWFYKAATSAKYLPYQEHIADNLEVEYKNCFENKKWHKRIELPNRDTIVFHSHDVLVLFPPSIPTDDWNHTPTQERPRVVRRGVEGFDIEEGELDQVDHLLFMVHGIGSVCDLKFRTVYEVVDVFRSTSLQLLRSHYQSSYDKGTANRLEVLPISWHDELHSEDTGVDKRLKSITLESMSTLREFTNDTLLDILFYTSPLYCQKIVSTVGNELNRLYDLFKKRNPSFKGHISLCGHSLGSLILFDLLSHQQSPEKDSKEAGAVIRTIKPDRRISHMYGATGAGITKIHYPQLSFSPKALFAMGSPIGMFVTVRGLDSLGEDFALPNCEAFFNIFHPYDPVAYRIESLINPKLASVKPMLIPHHKGRKRIHLELKETLTRVGADLKQRVVDSVKHTWNSLFQLGVVPAIGPPIEEPTGTIEEEDGDEAAKNQEVEPPLTESVGILNKGRRVDYVLQESPFELFSEYISSLRSHVCYWESEDTMLFILKEIYSTMEVKPDSQIPQPTMTIERPLDAGSRRGSAVVSTPPLLSQRTENAVNGETV; the protein is encoded by the exons ATGGATGACCAGTTTGTTGATCCAGAGGCCTTCCTTTTAAATGGCAATGCAACTGAAGAA gcCACTAACCAAGAGTACCAGCCTATTCAGCACCATTGGTTCTTCAAGAAAAACGTCGACGATTCTAAAGAGATCTGGATTCCGTTCAGCAAGAGAGATAGTAAAGCCCTAGAAGAAGAACATAATAATG CTAAACCAACACATGAAAAAATTGTGGCAACTGATGGAGGACGTTTTGACGTCAATATAGATTTGAGGATAAAGACCCCAGTCTATTGGAAAGGAGAACCTATTGAAGTTAGAAGATGTTCATGGTTTTACAAAGCCGCGACCAGTGCAAAATATCTTCCCTATCAAGAACACATCGCCGATAATTTAGAAGTTGAATACAAGAACTGTTTCGAGAATAAGAAGTGGCATAAAAGAATTGAACTTCCAAACAGAGACACTATAGTTTTCCATTCACATGATGTCCTAGTATTATTTCCCCCTTCAATACCAACAGACGATTGGAATCACACACCG ACACAAGAGAGACCGAGAGTTGTGAGAAGAGGTGTTGAAGGTTTTGATATAGAAGAAGGAGAGCTCGATCAAGTTGACCACCTTTTATTTATGGTACATGGAATTGGTTCGGTTTGCGATTTGAAATTCAGAACAGTCTATGAAGTCG TTGACGTCTTCCGAAGCACTTCTCTCCAATTACTAAGATCTCACTACCAATCCTCCTACGATAAAGGTACAGCCAACAGATTGGAAGTTTTGCCAATAAGTTGGCATGATGAACTGCACTCAGAAGATACAGGGGTCGATAAGAGGTTGAAAAGTATTACACTCGAAAGTATGTCAACATTGAGGGAGTTTACGAACGACACATTATTGGATATATTGTTTTATACCAGTCCTCTGTATTGTCAGAAGATTGTGTCAACAGTTGGTAATGAACTCAACAGATTATATGACCTGTTTAAGAAGAGAAATCCTAGTTTTAAGGGACATATATCACTTTGTGGTCACAGTTTGGGATCTTTGATTCTTTTTGATCTTCTTTCGCATCAACAGTCACCTGAAAAAG ATTCAAAAGAAGCAGGTGCTGTTATACGCACAATTAAACCCGATAGAAGAATAAGTCACATGTATGGAGCTACAGGGGCTGGCATAACAAAAATACACTATCCTCAATTGAGTTTTTCACCAAAAGCTTTATTCGCAATGGGCTCTCCAATAG GTATGTTTGTTACTGTTAGAGGATTGGATTCTCTTGGAGAGGATTTTGCTCTTCCGAACTGCGAagcatttttcaatatattccaCCCCTATGATCCAGTGGCGTACAGAATCGAATCACTGATAAATCCGAAATTGGCCTCAGTCAAACCAATGTTGATACCACATCACAAGGGCAGGAAAAGGATACATTTAG aattgaaagaaaCTCTAACCAGGGTTGGTGCTGATCTGAAGCAGAGGGTTGTTGATTCAGTCAAACATACGTGGAATTCCTTATTTCAATTAGGAGTTGTTCCAGCAATTGGACCACCAATTGAGGAACCTACAGGTACAATAGAAGAAGAGGATGGTGATGAAGCGGCTAAGAACCAAGAAGTTGAACCACCCTTAACAGAATCAGTCGGTATATTAAATAAGGGAAGAAGAGTTGATTACGTTCTGCAAGAATCTCCTTTTGAGCTATTCAGCGAGTACATATCTTCCTTGAGGAGTCACGTGTGTTATTGGGAATCAGAAGATACAATGCtgtttattttgaaagaaatttacTCTACGATGGAAGTGAAGCCAGATAGTCAAATTCCACAACCAACTATGACTATAGAGAGGCCACTTGATGCTGGTAGTAGAAGAGGTTCTGCTGTTGTCAGTACACCACCACTTTTGTCGCAGAGAACAGAGAACGCTGTAAATGGCGAAACAGTGTGA